The Leptospira saintgironsiae nucleotide sequence AATCCCCATCTCTCGGATGGATCCCGCCTGAGCGTCCGTAAAAGAAGTGGAAACGGCAGATTTTCCGTTACCATTCCCGTTTCCGTTGGATCCGTTCTGAGAATATACTCCGTTAGTCTCTACTTCTTGGAAGAACAGAGACCATTCTTTGTCCAAAGAGTTCGGGTCCTTCTTAAACTTTTCATAAAGTTCTTCGAGTAATGCCCCGTTCTCTCCGTATAATGCCATCAATTGTTCGATTTTCATGATCGGATCTCCCCTAAGCGTGAATTGCCCACTTGTCTACGGCCATTGCGGCCTCTTTTACGACTTCGGACAATGTAGGATGTGCGTGGAAAGAACGTGCTATATCTTCTGAAGAAGCACCGAACTCTACTGCAACCGCAAGTTCAGCGATCATATCCGAAGCTCTAGGTCCGAACACAAACGCTCCTAATACCTTATCCGTTTTTTTATCTGCTAAAATTTTGACTTGGCCTTCCGCTTCGTTCATAGCCTTAGCTCTTGCATTAGGCTTGAATAATGACTTACCAACTTTGTATTCTACACCGGCAGCTTTTAGTTCTTCTTCACCTTTTCCAACCCAAGCCATTTCAGGCCAGGTATAGATAATGCTTGGAACCGCAGCGTAATTAACATGTCCGGATTGACCTGCGAGTAATTCAGCAAGTGCAACACCTTCTTCTTCCGCCTTATGAGCAAGCATAGGTCCGTCGATTACGTCCCCGATTGCGTAGATACCAGCCGCGCTAGTTTGGAAATGAGAATCTACTTTGATCCTTTTTCTTTCTGTTAATTGGACCCCGGCAGCTTCTAATCCGATCCCATCGATAAATGGTTTACGGCCGACTGCCACAAGCACAACGTCCGCATCCAGTTCGGATTCTTTTCCATCAGGTGCAGCAATCTTTACTTTAGCACCTGATTTAGAAGCAGTCGCCCCTAATACTTTATGTTCGAATAAGAAATTAAAACCTTGGGACTCTAAACTTCTTTGCAGCAAGCTACCAAAAGATCTGTCTACTGTAGGAAGAAGCCCTGGTAGTAGTTCCACCACTGTGACTTCTGCCCCGAGTCTTCCCCAAACGGAACCTAACTCCAAGCCGATGACCCCAGCACCGATCACTACCAGTTTTTTAGGAACTGATCTTAAATCGATTGCATGGTCAGAAGTGATGATCGTTTTTCCATCCACAGGTAAACCTGGGATATCTATTGGAACAGATCCTGTTGCCAAAACGATATGTTTTGCACTAAGAACTTCTTTTTTGCCGTCAGCGAGAGCAACTTCTACCTGGCCGCCTCCGAGCAATTTCCCAAAACCCTCATAACGAGTGATCTTGTTCTTTTTCATCAAGTAGTCTACACCGTCTGTGACTTCCTTAACGATAGTGTTCTTACGTTCCATGAGTTTGTT carries:
- the lpdA gene encoding dihydrolipoyl dehydrogenase, which gives rise to MAEQYDVLVIGSGPGGYVGAIRAAQLGLKTGIIEKRKTLGGTCLNVGCIPSKALLDSSEEYHKVLHKTDIHGIGVGKVTLDLNKLMERKNTIVKEVTDGVDYLMKKNKITRYEGFGKLLGGGQVEVALADGKKEVLSAKHIVLATGSVPIDIPGLPVDGKTIITSDHAIDLRSVPKKLVVIGAGVIGLELGSVWGRLGAEVTVVELLPGLLPTVDRSFGSLLQRSLESQGFNFLFEHKVLGATASKSGAKVKIAAPDGKESELDADVVLVAVGRKPFIDGIGLEAAGVQLTERKRIKVDSHFQTSAAGIYAIGDVIDGPMLAHKAEEEGVALAELLAGQSGHVNYAAVPSIIYTWPEMAWVGKGEEELKAAGVEYKVGKSLFKPNARAKAMNEAEGQVKILADKKTDKVLGAFVFGPRASDMIAELAVAVEFGASSEDIARSFHAHPTLSEVVKEAAMAVDKWAIHA